Genomic segment of Peribacillus frigoritolerans:
CCTCTGCTGGCACCTCCGCCACCGGAACTTCCTCCGCCGCCGCCCCGTGGACCGCCGCTTCCGCCTCCACGGCCGCCACCACCACCTCCGCGACTAATGAATATCAAAAGGATATTGATTAGCGTTTGAAGGAAAAATCCTTTAAAGAACTTGGCATCGAGGATGAATACGATGATGACTACGATGATAATGAGGAAAATCTGTAAACCTGATGGCTGAAAGGTTTCTGACTCGGGCTGAACGGTGAGATCTTGATAAAACTCGTCACCTAGGTCGTATTCTTTCGTGACGTCGTTATATACAGCCTTATAGGTCTCCGTCAGGGCAACATCATATTTACCCTCTTTCACCGCAGGGATAGCCACATCATCCAAAATCTGTCCAGATCTTATATCGGTAATGGCCCCTTCCAAACCGTACCCCACTTCAATGTGGATTTTCTGTTCTTCCATGGCAAGCACAATGAGGACTCCATTGTTCAACTCGGCATCACCAAGCTTGAATGATCTAAATGCCTCGACCGAGTACTCCTCGATTTCGGATTCTTCCATCGAATCAACCGTCAAAACGGAAATTTGTGCTTTTGTGGCATCATCCAATCGTTTCCCAAGTTCGATGAGTTCGGATTTTTCCTGATCATCCAGGACTCCAGCAAAGTCCTGAACATATATATCCCCAACTGGTTCAGGGATGTTAGGTTGTGCTGCGGCTACGTTTGCTAAACCGAACGTGAGAATGAAGAATAGCGCAAACACAGCGAGTCTTTTCATTATTTATCGCTCCCGAAATCAACCTTTGGCGTTTCTTTTTCTTGATCGGTCACTTCAAAATATGGTTTGGCATCGAACCCGAACGCTCCTGCCATCATATTCTTCGGAAAGCGTTTAATCATTTTATTATAGTTGGTAACTTCATCATTATAGTCTTTTCGTGCTACCGTCAGCCGATTTTCCGTTCCTTCCAAACTATCCATGAGACCCTTAAAGTTCTCATTGGCCTTTAAATCCGGATAGTTTTCGACAACCACCAAAAGTCGGCTCAAGGCCCCACTCAATTCTTGATCGGCATCAATCGCTTCTTCAGTCGAATTGGCACCGGCCAGCTTCGAGCGTGCATCACTCACCGCTTTAATGGCTTCCGTTTCATGCGAAGCATAACCCTTCACCGTTTCGACAAGATTTGGAATCAAATCCGCTCTTCGTTTTAATTGATTATCCACCTGCGACCATTTATTGTCGACGTCTTCACTTGCACTTACAAGGCCGTTATATGAAGATGCCCCATAAATGACAAGTAAAACGACAACGACTATTCCTATTATCCAACCTTTTTTCATCAAATACCCCCTACTCTTTCACATATTAGTTATAGTTCCACCAAAACTATGAATTTTAAACAAAATTCATCCAAAAGAACCCGCTACATAAAATCATAAGGCGTGACATTCTCCATCCCGATCATCGGGTCAGCATGCATGAGAATATCAAGATAACTTGATTGTTGAGATACCTCTCCCTTTTCCGCCGGCATTTCTTCTTCACTCAAAATCCCCTGCAGCTTTTCACGCAAAGTCGTTTTGCGGCTCATCTCATCATTACGCTCGATCCCTAAACGGAATGCATCTTCTTCACCACAAAGGATCAAGAAATTTTTACTGCGCGTAATCGCCGTATACAATAAATTACGTCGGAGCATCCGATAATAGCTTTTCACTACAGGTAAAATGACAATGGGGAATTCACTTCCCTGCGACTTATGGATGGAGCAGCAATAGGCATGTGTGATCTGGTTCAAGTCCTGCTTCGTGTATGTCACTTCGATGCCTTCGAACGATATGATTACTTTATCGACAGAATCGGTATTTTCTTTAGCGAACAATATCGACACGATTTCTCCCATATCGCCATTAAAGACGCCCTCCTCTGGCTGGTTCACCAGTTGAAGCACCTTATCTCCCGTTCTGTATATTACGTCTCCGAATTTTATTTCCCGCCGCTTTTCATCCGCATTGCTATTGAACACTTCCTGAAGCATTTTATTCAATGCATCAATGCCGGCAGGTCCTCTATACATGGGAGCCAGCACCTGTATATCCTTGGCCGTGAAGCCTTTCGTCCTGGCATTGGCAACCACTTTCTCGATAACTTGGGCGATTTGACCGGTTTGGCAGCGAATGAACGATCGATCTTCTTGCTGTTTCGTGACATCATCCGGAAGCCTTCCTTTTTTGATTTCATGTGCCAATTCAATGATCGACGAGCCATCGGCTTGACGATAAATATGTTCAAGACTGACAGTC
This window contains:
- a CDS encoding LemA family protein, which encodes MMKKGWIIGIVVVVLLVIYGASSYNGLVSASEDVDNKWSQVDNQLKRRADLIPNLVETVKGYASHETEAIKAVSDARSKLAGANSTEEAIDADQELSGALSRLLVVVENYPDLKANENFKGLMDSLEGTENRLTVARKDYNDEVTNYNKMIKRFPKNMMAGAFGFDAKPYFEVTDQEKETPKVDFGSDK
- a CDS encoding TPM domain-containing protein — its product is MKRLAVFALFFILTFGLANVAAAQPNIPEPVGDIYVQDFAGVLDDQEKSELIELGKRLDDATKAQISVLTVDSMEESEIEEYSVEAFRSFKLGDAELNNGVLIVLAMEEQKIHIEVGYGLEGAITDIRSGQILDDVAIPAVKEGKYDVALTETYKAVYNDVTKEYDLGDEFYQDLTVQPESETFQPSGLQIFLIIIVVIIVFILDAKFFKGFFLQTLINILLIFISRGGGGGGRGGGSGGPRGGGGGSSGGGGASRGW